The Phragmites australis chromosome 15, lpPhrAust1.1, whole genome shotgun sequence genome window below encodes:
- the LOC133892890 gene encoding uncharacterized protein LOC133892890 — protein sequence MGNCLERHRRGRGRDVHCAEKRAVWVVEEEVLKDEEEEEEEETRKSDPAPAPAAATTEVKIRITRKQLEELLRHVEDGKGGGVPVGEVVSELLCVASSTSNFRHRGDGGQWRPSLQSIQE from the coding sequence ATGGGCAACTGTCTCGAAAGGCATCGCCGCGGTCGTGGCCGCGACGTGCATTGCGCCGAGAAGCGCGCCGTgtgggtggtggaggaggaagtaCTGaaagacgaggaggaggaggaggaggaggagacgcgCAAGAGCGATCCTGCGCCGGCACCAGCGGCAGCGACGACGGAGGTGAAGATCAGGATCACGAGGAAGCAGCTGGAGGAGCTGCTGCGGCACGTTGAGGACGGGAAGGGCGGCGGTGTGCCAGTGGGGGAGGTCGTCTCGGAGCTCCTGTGCGTGGCGAGCAGCACCTCCAACTTCCGGCACAGGGGTGACGGCGGGCAGTGGAGGCCGTCGCTGCAGAGCATACAGGAGTGA